In the Glycine max cultivar Williams 82 chromosome 19, Glycine_max_v4.0, whole genome shotgun sequence genome, atttcattttctctctttaaatATTTGCttagaaaacaatgaaaaaaagcaataaacttgtttattgctttttttcattgttttctaagcaaatatttaaagatagaaaatgaaataaataacgcAACATTGatgtaattatttgtaaaagaaaatgacaaCATTGGTTGCCGAAACCAATTACGCATCTAGTTTCTAAAGGAATCTAAAGTATAACGAATGAGACTTGTTGACAAATCTTTGCATGATTAATTTCAAACACGAGCACCGCGTTGATGTCTATGCAagcaattgaaaaagaaaaatgcctATGATGAATgtcataatgaaaggaaactgGAATAGAAATTCTAATGAAAATATCAATTTGGACCATCATAggaatctttaaaaaaaatataaaaacaccaAGTCTAATTTAATATCCATTAACACCTTAAAGAGTTCTATTGGAATCCATTTCATATccatttaaaattctgtttcaTTTCACAATGAGTCAGTTACCATGAACCTTCAGCGCCCACAGTTGGATTCTTGAAGGCAGAGAACTCCCAGTACGTTTTCAATGAGAATGGTGGGAAAACAGTGGCACCTTCATCTGTAATTTTAGATATCTGCAAACAGTGGCACGTTAGACTaaatatcataaattcataatgCAAGATAATAAACCTTCAACTCAACTGGAGATTATATTAAGAGTGCTAagatttttcatagtaaaaatCCGACAACAAAAGAAGGAAATCAGGAAGCAAAGTCATTTTAGTTCAGATCCGAGCCTCAATCCTCAGATACACATTATAGGAAGGGTTCGGATTATATACAGTTTAGCATTCAAGAACTGTAATGTAAGCAGCAGTCATTGACTATCATAAACTCATAATAATGACCACCAACACTCTACAGAATTGGCacagaaaagaaattgaaacttTTACATAGATGATATCCTTCGAAACAAGATTAGCATACACAACTATCGGGTAATGACAAGCAAGCAACCATATTCCGGATCCACACGTTCTTTCACACAAGTACAATACAGCATATTCCAATTTGCTGTCTAGAAACCTACTAATTTTTCCTATCCCATGTGCTACAAGTGGAGTTAGACCCAATAAGCGTGCAACCTCAAGTAGAGAAGAGTAGAAATCGATCTAGGTAGCATGAGGTATTGCTTACAGCTAAAATCCTACTAATGAACTTTCTCACAAATACTTCAGCCAAGAGAATTGGGTGTCTTGGTCAGTTAGAAACTTGCATAGGATAGTAGCCAGGATCTCTCAAATATGTCTGGCATTGCATGGTAGGAGCCTGCACCTTCCTTGGGTACAAGAGTACAGAGTATGGATTAATTGTATTACTGAGAGTGAAAATTCACAGATTCTCAACTAAAGCTTTTATTTCTTGATTCAACTGTTTGAAGAAGTGCAGCTAGACTGGGCCAATATGTTCTATTCATTGAAACTAGTTTCCATACACCACGAGTAAtttatgaagaaaagaaaatataagcaTGAAGTCTCGTGTAAATAGATGATGCACATACAGTCTGATTCCTTCATTTTCCCATATTGTCTATTACTTCCTCGTTTCAAATATAAACCTCTTGGAACAGGGTGAGACACTGAGACTTGcttgaatcagaaatttcaCTTGTTTGAATAATAACTATGTTCTGTACAGGTCCAGAATTAAAACTTCCAGCACAGTTTAAAAAACTCGATTTTATGGCATGTGGCATAGGAGAAaataattccaaaaaaaaaggtcAAATCATTCAATAACCCAACAAAACGTAGCTAGGATGATACTCAATATATAATTGGAGAAAGACCCTATAGAAGCAAAGCTAGCTTGTGATCGATACATATAGGAGTACATGAATCAATAATTCAgttgtcttgtttttttttttaaaactgtcAAAACAGTTTGCAAACACATGAACTGAACTGTTCTCTGACAGACAGTTTGGTTCTATAAAACTTAACTTACAAAATAGTTCAGTTCAGTTTTTTACAAtagtagtttaattttatacagTTAAGTTCAGTTGAAGTTCTCAATTAATTcagttcaaaataatttttgaacaGCCCTATATAACCAGACTGTGAATGTTCACTCTCAGTAATGCAATTCGATCTTTATCTTCAACCTCTAAACCAGTTCTAACTATATGTTTTGATAAAATGTTAAATGGAGAGGGGGAGAGGAGAGCATAGCAAAAGCAAAGAATATTAGagtagagaaaaacaagaaaaggaacAGTGTAAAACCTGGATTTTGTTGACAGCAGACCTATCACGGTATAAAAGCACACGCATGCATTTTTCCAGTAACTTGACGCCCTCTTCAAAGGTCAAGTTTTCATGCCACTCATCACGGAGAATTGGCCTAGCGAGATGATTTCCAAGCCCGGTTGCTACATGGTTGTCCTCAAAATTAATGCCAATCATGTTAACCTGGATAAGATGCAAAGATTtagttattaaaagaaaaacttccAGGTAAACGTTTacaaaaaacaaagacaaaGACATACCATGCCAAGGTACTTCTGCCCGTTTTTCACCCCACCAAGTACAAGTGCATTCCACAATGGGTTGAACTTGTTACGTCTATTATACATCACACGGGTTAAATAATTATGCACCTCCTTCGGCCCTAGAGAATTCCCATCATCCCACATGTTGTCATATAGGCTGCACATTCAAAACTCAAAACCAAACAGTCAGATGGGAATTTTGAAGTTGTAGACTTGTAGTATTGAAAAGGTTTAAGGGGAAAAAATACACAGATGGAATTTTTTACTGCgtttgaaacaaaataaatagacAAGCCAAGCAAGGAAAACAAAGCAGACCATCATTTAACTCATCACATCTTTCTGCCTTAAACTTATTTAAGATCACCAGTGCATACtgagtaacaattaatattaaaaggaaaaagtaCTCACATAAGCTCATCAAGGTAACGCAGAATCTCCTGAAAGTCACTTATCTCCCCGCTAGCACCAAGAAGAGAATGCTTTCCAATAGGCTTGATACGCTCAACACTCTTGTACCGCAGGGTAGATCCATACGAACCTATCAATATATCCCCCATTGACATGATACGCAAAATGATTTCAATACTTAAAAGCACCATTAATCTATGACGAAATTTGCAGAGATATGGCACATTTGTGAATCAGAAATCAACAATTAAAACCAGCGCCAGTAAggaatcaaattgaatttctccatatatatatatttttttacttcaaagaaaacaaaagactaTGGGAAATCAATTTCCAGAATAATCAGATTAAGAGCAATTTAACACGAAGATAAAAACCAGATTAAATATCAGACCTCCCATGTCAGCGGCCATTAGAATCCCATCTTTGTATTTGATAGCGACTACAGAGGATCCAGTCACGTATGGGTACCTAAgggttaaaacaaaaattagggCAAAGTAATATGCATTTAAGAGTAAAATCAAACTATTCAGTGTGAAAACCCTAAAATCGAAAAAGTGAGCATCATCGAGGAAAAAGGAATGGAGTAAGAGGGAGATAGTGTACGTACAGAGTTCGCTCGGATTCAGCTACACGTTCCATCGCGACGAGTGTCTATCACTTGGATCGTCGTCGCAgtcttgaagaagaagaagaaagaaaacgcAGAGAACGAAAATGGTAGAATAATAGTGTGCCCAAGTATGATTCACCGCAAAACGACGTCGGTTCCAAAGTGCAATTTCGTAAGCCACAATCCAAACCAAAATACTGTCCTgtgcttaaataaaattttcttttagttaaaaatatttttaaaataattcttataaattattacttttaatcataattataatcataaatataattttaaaaggatttgagttatgtaaaaaaataaaaaataagtttggagttagtaaaagaaattcatgaaaaaaaatgatttttcaatcaatt is a window encoding:
- the LOC100527174 gene encoding thr-endopeptidase — its product is MERVAESERTLYPYVTGSSVVAIKYKDGILMAADMGGSYGSTLRYKSVERIKPIGKHSLLGASGEISDFQEILRYLDELILYDNMWDDGNSLGPKEVHNYLTRVMYNRRNKFNPLWNALVLGGVKNGQKYLGMVNMIGINFEDNHVATGLGNHLARPILRDEWHENLTFEEGVKLLEKCMRVLLYRDRSAVNKIQISKITDEGATVFPPFSLKTYWEFSAFKNPTVGAEGSW